AGCTTCATAAATAAGTCCATCTGGCGCATCCTTGAGTGCATCCCATGCTTTAGTGATATCCTCTTGAGACTCAATCACAAACTGTCCCTTACCATCATAGCCAAATCTGCGTGTTTTAAGTATAGCTGGCAAACCATGCTCGACGACAGCACTTTGCAATTTTGCCAAAATATCGATATTTACAAATTTTGCTGTAGCTATATTATGATCTTGCATAAAAGATTTCTCAAGTAAACGATCCTGAGAAATAGCTATAGCTTTAGCTGATGGATATACATTTACCTCATGATTTATCGCTTTGATAAGTTCATGAGATATATTTTCATTTTCAAAAGTTATCACATCAAACTGCTTTGCCCAAGCTACAACATCATTTACCTTTGTTAGCTCAATATCTGTGACAGTTTTGACCACTTCTTCGGCACAGTCTCCAGCTTTGCCAAGGCAGTGAAACTCTAAACCTAAAGGCGTACCTGCTAAACTTAACATCCTCGCAAGTTGCCCTGCTCCGATAATACCTATTCTCATTATTAGTACTCCCTAGGATCAGGATTATCCAAAACAAATTGTGTTTGCTCAGCTCTAAACTCAGCTAATGCTTTTGCAATATTTGCATCTGTGTGTTGTAAGATACTTGCGGCAAAAAGTGCTGCGTTTTTTGCTCCTGCCACTCCAATAGCAAAAGTAGCCACTGGAATACCTGCTGGCATCTGCACTATTGATAATAAACTATCTTGGCCATTAAGCGTACTTGATTTAACTGGCACTCCTAATACTGGTAAAGCAGTTTTTGCAGCAACCATACCAGGTAAATGAGCAGCACCACCAGCTCCTGCTATTATAACTTTAAGACCTCTATCTTTAGCAGTTTCGGCATAAGTAAACATCTTATCCGGAGTTCGATGCGCAGATACTACTTCACACTCATAGCCAATGCCTAAATTATCTAAGATATCACAACACTCTTTCATTGTGCTCCAATCAGATTTAGAGCCCATTATTACACCAACATCTACGCTCACTTCTTATCTCCTTTTAGGCTAATATAAAATGTCATGCTGAATTTATTTCAGCATCTCCCTTAATTACCATTTTATTGAGATCCTGAAACAAGTTCAGGATGACTTTTAAAGATTAGTTTTCTTCCAAT
This Francisella opportunistica DNA region includes the following protein-coding sequences:
- the purE gene encoding 5-(carboxyamino)imidazole ribonucleotide mutase; the protein is MSVDVGVIMGSKSDWSTMKECCDILDNLGIGYECEVVSAHRTPDKMFTYAETAKDRGLKVIIAGAGGAAHLPGMVAAKTALPVLGVPVKSSTLNGQDSLLSIVQMPAGIPVATFAIGVAGAKNAALFAASILQHTDANIAKALAEFRAEQTQFVLDNPDPREY